Genomic window (Lycium barbarum isolate Lr01 chromosome 2, ASM1917538v2, whole genome shotgun sequence):
tatatatatatatatatatatgcaagatgagtACTCAAATATGGTTTAAGTATCGAAACCCCAATTTGGAACATCAACCAAGATGTAAGCATGAGGAATGAGAATGAATGCATTATGCTCAGCCATGGAAATGAATGCATTATGCATAACCATGGAATAAATCAACGAACCAGTTCAATTAGCATAGAGAGTCTATGACACCCTTTACTTCCAAATATAGcacacctcacaactaagtcttgtgtcaccaaagtgctccattttctcaattaccatcatcagtaccaagtcataattcgatatcaatatacatgtgaaatgagaatgtatgcaaatgcatgatattatcatcaacagtaaatcataatcaagatttcaatcgtgtattatcataattatacaacacgattcaggcctaatctcattatccttcTTTTCTTCGATGATAAATGACACAACAAGatagaaaataagtgcaataTGTATCATAACACATCAATTAGGGCaacaagtctaatcacaataacagggcaacaagctataatcaacaacaaccaaactaatagaattccatcccaactccataccTGAAGgattatgttacaccccgtacctcaaAGAAGCActagttaaatttgaatgtaagtatgtcgagttatgactaagtaaaacaactttggagtacgaggaacgaggcattattaagtatattgtttaagtaaaggacgaatttcgatctcgtaagtcgtaatcgggaaagactattttgaaacacaagaacatgttcattatcaagtataataaatgataaatatcatgtatggagagtttcggaagatttcgagatcaaacaaattgaagaaaataagttcgacgaaaatttgagaaatgttggacagatttttagtcaacattggaggggtatatctccatgtatatttggagttttaaggcatTTCAaaggcctaaaatgaagttcgtcgagtctagtttataatacAACAAACCATTCAccaatatgacatcggagtagagaattatgaatgttacaaactgaactgttgATGCAGAAACAGGGCTGCTACGGTGTCGcaacagtactgctacagtactgccgacttTGCCACTTATAAAAGGGTCAAAATCCCTTTTTTTTGGTCATAAAAAGCTATCAAAATTTCCAGGAAATTCAGCAGCCAAAAGGGGtcttaaatctcacataaaagtgaggattttgagtgaaattcaagctacgaaatactaatcgaagtccgggcgaCGCATAgacgcgattatgatttcattttggtgttggaggagcttgggaacaagtaaaaattgaagatcttgttactttggtaaatacaaggtatgaatcattgaatctctttctttatcaatatggattaaggaataattgcaagaataaaggttgtattttgttgtgttgatgttgttgaattatggattgaggtttgaagagaaatttggatgaaaatacatatatttatcttgtaggatgttgaggatgttgttattgatgttgttagtattaatttcggcttctttacggaaataaagtattcaaatagtcgtatcacaagttggttagttgagaaatttataagacatcgtgtgggatgttttaggaagtatattggtatggataatggttttgatgatgttggaattgttgatgttgattggttgttgatattatgatttcaggctaggcatataaacgggggagatgctgcccgaatttcgacagaatccaaaaggattttaattaaagtcttgAGACAAGCATGATGACGAACCTAACAAtgatatgaatggttgtatatgtagattacgaagctacgaataatcttaagtgaattgcaagacaggaagtaagttggaagtcgagaaattattttccaggtatgttaaggctagtccccttctttctaaaggcatgatcctttcgttataaatctttgtgtcgtactcataatatcattggttccgcaaatgctagaagtccacgaatttcgtgatccttataatattattgagcttctaaaggcatgattccgatgctatggcttcatatatgtttccatatcttcctcgttttcaaaagttaaatgtttacgactccaaggcataattcttttcctaataattcatagttgttttccCAAAATGTcgtattttccaaatcagagatttatgattctgtgagctcttatgataacagcgatgagcatgtttttacaatgataatgatgatgtcaaagatgaggatattttctatgatgatgatgattttatggctaaaagtctcaagttatgagatcaatgcttttatgagatgattttattcatagaaattttccatgtacatgagctttacattattatgatgactatgatgagaacgattttatgttgaaaggttccaagtttatgatttcattgacaatatgagaatattgagctatcttttgacctttcttaattttattcattgttgttggtctcaccttataataatttttccttcaaggtgagacaaaatgacgatgattattccataatataatcggaggttaccgaccttacgtcactccgatgtactcatagcttttatttggctctcatgcatgctttatatatatatgtatgtattttctcacaccgcgtcgcgctatagtcggccgggcaggcacgtagatgtgcacaccactgcagtgggcatgttatgatattgccccggacgcgggctaatgatgataacaccgagccttaatggccgggcatgatactatatatatgacaccgagccttaatggccggtcatggtactatgtatatgtataaaaatatttttttttaaaggctaagcatgcatgacatccgccttacgaggcattcagatgtacaggttatctctcttattccttgttacttttcatatctatgttatgttgttactcatgccttacatactcagtacattattcgtactgacgccccttcttgtgggcgctgcgtttcatgccacgcaggtgtatacagatgagtagaggatatggctagaagatgttccagctggattggcgagctccatttctttttggagtgttgccgagtcagagtatgtatgttatggtatattgatttatgttagagactttgcaaatagagtcatgtatacagtatgttagtCTTGTAAGCGACTATTTAAGCCGATGTGTCATtgtgcattactttacagattcatatgattacagattttatttgattcgagaaagacgaaaagaatgttttcgaaaagcttccattatgcattacatttcatgacttaagagtcctaTGAGATTATGAGGATAACGAGaaccagtgggttcgctcggctctcagtaagggtcgggtgcccatcatgccctatcaggttTGGGGTGCGACAGCTtatcatgctttccccatcaatatctaactcccacatatgtttcactaattagagtctaaccgaaaggtaagccgtaacctacctcgatgcccaACTGGTGCCACAAATGGCCAAACCTGAGCCTTACCCTCACTAAGTGCCTTAGATCGCTCGGAGTATAACAATTAGCAATGCTAAATAAGCAAATGACTATAATAAACCAACTAATCGGAAAAAGAATTGATTCGAGAAAAATTAATCAAAATACCCCTAACGAGTCATGACGGCAAAATGggaaattaagggtgaaattaccctacccataGTCCCAACAATAATAATCCTTAATtacatgggtttctaatcacattagacccttcaatttcatcaattagtCAAAACCCCTAATTTAACCCTAAGTCTCATGATTAGATTCTTGAACTATAGAGCAATTCCATCCTAGAATGTATTGATCTACACTTTTAGATGATATAAACAGTAATTGAAGCAACACTTAATCAATTTATAAAAAAGGTTCATGAATAATACCATAAGTCCCATTACCCGCATACTAGGACCATAAATTACCATGGAAACTCAAAGAAAAAGGTAGTAAAGCTAGACAGTAGATTGGAACTTACCCCAGTAGATGATTTCCCCCCATACCTTCAAGAATCACCTCTCCTAGCCCTTGGAATTAGGTTTTAGGTGTTTTAGACTAATGATTCGAACTTAGGAAGATAAAATAAAGATCTAGTCCGTCGAGCCGTGGTGGTCAGACCATCTGCCATGGCGAAAATTCATTAAAGCATAGGCCCTCGCCATGGCAGTCAAGACCTTGCCATGGCGGCACTAAGCCCGCCATGGTGAACGCACCAGAAACTAGAAATCTGATTTTTCACAAGTTAATCGCAAAATTCCGACATCAGTTTGAGGCCTTCTGTACACAAACTAGATATGCACTCATAcctaaaaacatgctacgaactcactcgtggcctcgaaattcccaatggaggtttaatttaccaagtcaacccccaaacggataaaatcaagtttccaaccaagtgcCCATAACGCAACCAAATTCCTCGAGAACTGAACCATgcaccccaccaagtcataatcgaccctccggtCCTCACAAAATCGACGAAATTCCAAAAAAGGCTGGTTTACCTAAAAGTTAACTATTGGTAAAACgcttttcactttaaggttctattTCACATAGGTCATCATAAAACTGGCCCGACTACCTCGGGAACCATACCAACCATCCCCGCGGATCAAAATCGTACCCACATGTCTCGGGGAAGGTTTAACGGGGATAAATGGGTCAAAACTGCAacaacgaccaaacaggtcgttacacatgcgatttcatctcatagatgaaatcccaaatcattcaaaaaggcatgatttgggatttcaaatcatgatttcaaaaatttTAATTGTAAAACTTgggacataagtttatattttgtaaaaaaaaaagacttataagttggtagatatttttaacaattactctcaccaacctcattaacttctactaacctttatttatgtgggaggattatattaaagagtagttacattattattcatgttaaaattctttttattgaactaaagtttgatcaattgatgatATATTTTTCAAAAAGACCTTCTAGttgcgtattaattttgttatgaactatgacttgctcatttgataagattATATAAAAATTGAGatagttttgatagttttcacaacttgtgagatttttatgtctataagaaaaaatacaacttaagaaatccaaattgtatgtccaaacatgagttcatctcatggtttcaactcatgatttcaaatcctgtCCAAACGGCTCGCAATCATTTCAATCACTAACTACATACTAATTCTCAAACAAAAATATTAATGATTCTCAAGTTATTGTGAATTTAAATTTTTCTAAAGGTaaatacatatacaaacacattTAGACTTGGCTTAGTACTATAGAAGCTCAATTGTGCTCTATATATGTTGTAGCCTATAATAAATTTGGTCGGACTCGACTCAATTTGGATCATCTCGATTCGATGCCCAACCTTCTTTGCTAGAGCAGAGTAAGAAAACAAAAATTGACAAATCTAAGTATAACATATTGATATCAAGGAAATATAAGAGGTACATTTTCTATTGAGGAGAAAGATATACCATTTCTCCTTATTATAATTCATATCACTATATATTTAAATAGATATGCTATATTAATTGAAATTGAGTTGATACTTAGGCCTCTGATCTGGATAAAAGAGTCCAAAATGTTTCTCACTGATTTTCCCTTGCTTTTGATTTTCGTCAAACATGGCGAACAAATAAGTTTCTATTGTCTTTCCAGGTTTCTTTGGAGTTCCTGCACCTCCTTTTACATGATTAATCAAATTCGTATAATAAGTCTGAGCATTTTCTATCGTTGCTGCAGGGTCTCCTTCAGAAGGCCACCCACTTTCCGATACAATAATCTCAATATTTTGTCCTCCAAGTTTCTCTGTAGCAAAATACATAGAATCCAAAAGGGCATCAAAAAGGTTTTGATATCCTGCATCATTTTTTTCTTGCTGATTGAACAATGCATAAGAAAACAGAATGTCAGCAGGGTTATCAATATGGCCAAAATAAGGGTAAATATTGGCTAAGAGTGGAAGGTTATTTTGTGCTAGAAATACTATTATGGGATTGATGAAGTTTTTGTATTCTTCGCGAAAAATACCATCTTTGGGTGGATAGGTGTTCGCTAATAGCCCTGAATATGTCGCGGTTGAGACTTTAATTTTATCTTGCAACCCTGCTGCTGATAACGCATTGCGAACGTTCTCCATCACGGGAGCAACATTGTCACGACCTACCCCGTAGGCCGCggctagtgtccgtgctggacacccggaCGTAGCCCATAACCCAAACcggcatattagcagaatatataaatataaaagtcaaaTGGCGTCACTAactatcacagatgaacagatatagcacgtagaagtcgataaggctatcacggatcatatcaacccaaagcatatacagaacccacatgtatgtctacagacctctacagaacacatcagactcataagacaggacagggccccgtcgtacccctgaatagcataaaTATGTAAAATGGCAAAAGACTGTACCAAAACGTAGGCTCCGGACAATAGAGCActccaatatagcagaatatagtcctaagcaggcggatcggcaaatctgtcgtctgtacctgcgcggcatgaaaacgcagcccccaaagaaagggggtcagtacggaataggtactgaatatgtaaagcctgaagtacagaaATAAAGTCATAGTCGAAACAGAACTTGCAGAAAAATGAGTGTAATATCTAgattatcaaatgcatatttccaaaacatcaagaacgtatgcagaaacatatgccatatcatatccggcccccgccaagggacgcggtgaacagaacgtggtcgccaccccgacactggcgccacaacacatcatgctccagaatagggaataaccccgtaacataacataccatatcagatggccatatcatatcatatcagaaagtgtgtacatggcacagcatactccacaacccatgtacaagtaaacctgccccctcacatcgaggcacgacgaacaatgcagtggaatacgcttgacaacatatcctggcccaggctcagtgaaggaaacattgagacatccacgagtggagtagtgagaaactaatgcaatatgaGACATAATACATTTTACAAGGACTCGATGGAGTATTCCGAATAACAACCTTATTAATGAAACCGCACGATAGTCACGGTGCGTATGTTTCGGATATCGAAAATAGATTATGTGATAATAGTCTTCTTGGgatcatttccatattccaaaataatttataagactcaatagaataacttaAACAAGTGTCATTTAGTAGACAGaagagtagttaagacgtttcctttaaaACTTCTCAAAATAGGTTAAAATGCAATAAGGGTGAAATCGagcatagtgggcccacctcgggtcaactaaaGTGATGGGCTCAATTTACGTACCTTAAGCCTATAGAGCCATCCCTGGAGATCTTAGAACAATTTCCTAACTCTCCAGGCAATTTGTGAAAGCTTACCAAATCCTTTCAACAAAACGTACTTAtaggattcaattctattgaatgaaaaagggacattTTCAAATTCAgttttctatgaacagaatatcCCCCGAGGTTCAatttcaaacctagtacatctaggacatgccaacaGAAagaaggatagctttacatacctttttcgcgtCTTACGCCTCTCCAACTCAATCTCAATTTTCTCCAAAATCtgcatttggtcacaattaccaactatcaatttcaagcctttaggacttgaatcttaaattacacttttctacagaaatttgggcaacatctcccctataaataccacatccccgagatttaactcggatccaaacatcaacaatcaaaccaacaacaataccaacaacattaataatcgactagaaacgcattctaACTTAAATAATCTTCTTTTCCAATAATGCAACAATTTCCAATCTAACttgcattttcaaatcaatatcaacatttccatatacattaacaatcaagatcacTCCGATTCCATTCGGGAGCATTTCCTCTCTTTTAACATAATGTTTACAATTACCCCAAAATTTCCATAAAACCATAATTCTTTCGAAACTTCAAACTTTCAACATAAACATTCCTAACATATTTTTGTCACCTcgtttcattaacaataatcatgatttacaccttaacacttcattttcataatatcatacaatcattctaaaatgacataatcttctacattccatttcaataccaacttaaaccatttaaccttcatttacatgataaggatcacaacaacataactaacatattaaacaaaattaattcaattccattctcacttccataccacacggccaaacccacATTCCCAACCTCCACCAATTCATTCAACTCTCATTTTTAATATCAagtccaccacaactacaactagaacgcaacaaaaattcaactcatcacatgTA
Coding sequences:
- the LOC132626366 gene encoding glucan endo-1,3-beta-glucosidase, acidic-like, with the translated sequence MAFCSKNGLFPAASILLVGLLMCSTQMKGVQSVGVCYGKIANNLPSEQDVINYTMLMALKKMRIYYPDKNVFNALKGSNIEIILDVPNQDLEALTNPSSANAWVQDNVRSYIPDVKFKYIAVGNEVDPGTNTGQYAQYVCRDNVAPVMENVRNALSAAGLQDKIKVSTATYSGLLANTYPPKDGIFREEYKNFINPIIVFLAQNNLPLLANIYPYFGHIDNPADILFSYALFNQQEKNDAGYQNLFDALLDSMYFATEKLGGQNIEIIVSESGWPSEGDPAATIENAQTYYTNLINHVKGGAGTPKKPGKTIETYLFAMFDENQKQGKISEKHFGLFYPDQRPKYQLNFN